Proteins from a single region of Deltaproteobacteria bacterium:
- a CDS encoding dephospho-CoA kinase, which translates to MKIIGLTGGIGTGKSLVADIFRKAGVPVLDADRVTRDVYLPGTDAHEKIRRVFGQAVLREDGTVNRQALGDLVFKDPGKMKLLEEITHPEIQKRMGEFVRACAEGKKPFCVIEAALIFEKERGSLFDIIITVSASRVDQTERLKKRDGLPEEEIASRIDAQLSIAEKEKRADFVVDNSGSIEETRRQVLKIIDDLMKT; encoded by the coding sequence CTCACAGGTGGAATCGGAACGGGGAAATCACTTGTTGCGGACATATTCAGGAAAGCGGGCGTACCCGTTCTCGATGCCGACAGGGTTACGCGCGACGTCTACCTCCCCGGAACCGATGCACACGAAAAGATAAGGAGGGTTTTCGGCCAGGCAGTTCTCAGAGAAGACGGCACCGTAAACCGGCAGGCGCTGGGGGACCTGGTATTCAAGGACCCCGGTAAAATGAAGCTGCTCGAGGAGATCACGCATCCGGAGATCCAAAAGAGGATGGGCGAATTTGTCCGTGCATGCGCAGAGGGGAAAAAGCCCTTCTGCGTCATCGAGGCGGCCCTGATCTTTGAAAAAGAACGGGGGAGCCTTTTTGATATCATCATCACCGTTTCGGCAAGCAGGGTCGATCAGACAGAGCGGCTCAAAAAGAGGGACGGACTGCCGGAAGAGGAGATCGCGAGCCGAATAGATGCTCAACTATCCATCGCCGAGAAGGAAAAGAGGGCGGATTTCGTCGTCGACAACTCCGGCTCGATCGAGGAAACGAGAAGGCAGGTTTTGAAGATCATCGATGACCTCATGAAAACCTGA